The Nocardia vinacea genome contains the following window.
CGCGCCACCTTCTCACGTTCAAAGACGCGGCAGTCGACCAGGAAACCGGGTCCAAACCCGAGTACGAGACGGACGTGGATCAGCGGGATGCGATGGAGCAGATCATCCGGCGACTGGGCTATCGGCCGAAGATCTCCTTCACCAAGCAGTGCGAGAACCACGGATTCACCGCCGCTGGGCGCGAGATGCTCGCGACGGTCGTCACGATTCCGGAGATCGACGGAACGTTCTTGGAACTGGAGACCCTCGTCGAGGCCGAAGACGACCTCGGCAACGCACTCGCCGATCTCCGTACGGTGCTGGCAGCCCTTGGCGTCTCGCCTGATCAGCTCACCACCGAGCTGTACACCGATGCCGTGACCGCAAGTCGCCACACAGGATGAGCAGTATGAGCGCGGATGCGCGAACGGGTCGGCAGACGTCTTGGGACAGGCGTGGGTGACGAGGCTATTTTGCCGTCGGGTGTTCCCATGCTCGTCCATCTCCTCGCTCGAAGTGCTGCACGCCGTCCGAATCCTTCGCGGACAACACATTTCGGGCGACCAGGACGTCGAGATGCGCCATCGTCTCGCACGTCGCAACCATCTGATTGAAGTCGTCGAGGGTGCTGAACGCGCGGTCGCGTCGCGTCCATGTCAACGCTCGGGCCACCGCCACGCCGGTGCACGGACCAAGATCGCCGACGACGGTGACGATTTGCTCGAACCGGTGGTCGTGATGGGCGAGAAGTTCACGAGCGCGTTGCCCGACGCTGCCTCCGGTGGGCCCGTGCGCGGGCAACATCTTCTGGCCGTCATCGTCCTGCAGCAGCACCAATGAGCGGAGGAAGTTGTCCAATGGTAGTTCCCACGGGCCCAATTCGAATCCGATCGATGGGGTGATCGTGGGCAGCACGTGGTCTCCGGTGAAGACGAGCCCCTTCTCGCGATCCTGAAAGATCATGTGGCCCTTGGTATGTCCGGGTGTCGCTACCGCATGGAGATCGAGCCCGGTGATGGCCAGTGCGCCGGGGCGCAGCCAGTGGTCGGGCTGTTCCCAATCGTCGGGTTCGAACGGTTCGGCGATGCCTGCCGCATGAGCTCGTCGCGCGATATCTTCTGCGCCGGCACGACGCAGTTCTCGTAGCGAACTGTCGGGGACGTTGTTGTTCAATGCGTGGATGGCGCTGAGTCCGCCGGCTTCATCGGCGCCGAGATGAACTCGACAGCCGTGCCGACGCCGCAGTTCGATGGCGAAAGTGTAGTGATCGCGGTGGATATGGGTGACGAAGACATCGTGGATTTCGGCTGCCGACCGACCGATCCGGGCCAGCGCGTCGGAGAGCTCCCGGTGGGTGTTCGGCCGGTGCCAGCCGCCGTCGATGAGTACGAGGCCGTCATCGGTTTCCAGGACGTACACGTTGACCGCGCGCAGGCCGTCCTGCGGCATCTGCAGCGGGATGCGGTGAATCCCTTCGGTTATCGGATAACACCCGGGTTCGGCCCATTCGGCGCTCATTCGACCGCCGGGGCGAGTGGCACCATCGTCTGCTCCTCGCCGTACCAGATCATGCGACGTCCCCGCATGGTGCCCACGTTCTCGACGGCGGCCTTCCATTCCAGGCTCGCCAATGCGGCATCGAGTGCTTCGCGGGATTCGAAACTCAGAATCGACAGACCGTCCCAGCCGGACGACTTCTCGTCGAAGGATTCGAGGAGTTCGGTGTGCTGCCAGCGCAGCAGGCCGGGCAGCGGGTAGGTCACCTCCGCGTGTTCACCCCGCCACCATTCGATGAACTGCTCGTGGGTCCAATCATTCGGACGCGATGCGAGAACGATCAGGTTGTACATGCGACTCCTAACTGAATTCTGTTCAGTTTTGGCGAGCGTAGAGATCCCACGGTGTGGGAGGTGGGATCTCAGTTACGCACGATCCGTACTGCTGCTTCGGTGACCGACTCGGTGATCTGGTCGAGGGTGACGCTGCCCTTCGGCCGGTACCAGCGCCAGACGCTGATCACCAGGCCGAGGACCATTCGACCGAGCATGCGGGGGTCGCCCGGAGCGAAGACGCCGGCCTCGATTCCGTCCGAAATCAGCCCGGTCCAATTCTGCTCGATCTGTCGCACGAGCTCGCGCGACCGCAGGCGTTCGGCCTCTTCTTTGGCCGACTGACGCGGGGCGGCAAGCAAATCCATATGGTTCTGCAGGATGCGGCGCTGCAGGGCATCGGTCGGCGAGGCCGTCAGCGCCGCGGCGATGGCGGCGCGCAGCGCTTGCTCCGGGTCGGCCTGATCGGCGACCGCGGCGTTGAAGCGTTCGGCCGAATCGGCCAGTTCAAGTCGCATGATCGTCAGCAGGCAGTGGGCCTTCGACTCGAAATAGTGGTACAGCGCGGTTTGACCGATACCCACCTCGTCGGCGATCGAGGCCCATTTGGTGTGCTCGTAGCCGACTTTCCCGAACTGTTCGATGGCGGCGGTGAGAATTCCGCTGCGCTTCGAGCGCGCGCTTTCGCGGCGGACCTCGGAGTCGATGGTCATCAGCTCTTATACCCCCGCATTCGATGGTGTGGATTCGACATGACTCTACCGGAACTGAGGTGAACTCGGGTCAACTGCGGTGGCCAGCTGTGTCGCCAACCGCACCGCTTCGGGCCGGGACAACTTTCCGACGGTGTTCTGCGGCAGGTCTTGCACTGTGAACAGGTACTCAGGCCACTTCGACTTGGGAAAGTCCGCCGCCGCGAGTTGATCGGTGACGGTGGCCAATGTCAGTGGTTCGCCGTCGGTGACAACCAGCGCTGCCGCTCGTTCGCCGAGCATGGCATCGGGCACCGGGACCACACACACCTGCACGATGCCCGCCACATCGGCGATGGCCGATTCGAGCTCGTTGATATCGATATTGCGCCCGCCGCGGATGATGATCTGCTTCTGGCGCCCCGTCACCCGGATCGAGCCATCGATTGCCACCTCGACCAGATCGCCGGTCGGGAGGAAACCGTCCGCGGTGAGCGTCGGCGGAATCGCGACGCCGCCCCGGGCGTAACCGACGAACAAGGACGGCCCCTGTACCTGCGCATCGCCGATCTCACCGGCGGCCACGACGTTTCCAGTGGGGTCGACCGCCCGTACGACGGTGCCATGGAACGGTCGCCCGTCCCGGCCGAGCCTGATGGCGGGCGGGTCGTCGAGTTGTGGCGTGGTGTGTCCGAGACATTCGGACATACCGAAAACCCGCAGGAACGTGGTGCCGAGCTTTTCTTCGGCCGCATGCAGTGCGCGTTCGTTCATCGGACCACCGCCGACGGTCATCGCCCGCAGGGCGGACAACATGCCTTCCGAGCCGTCGGCCACCGACAGTTGCAGGGCCATGGTCGGAACCAGCATCGTCCAGGCAACGTGGTGCTCCGCCATAGCCGCCAGGGCGGCGGCGGGTTCCCATTTGCCGATCGACACCATCGTCCCGCCGAGATAGGCAGGTAGGTACATGCCGAAACAGAAGGCGGCCACCGAAGACAGTGGCACGAACGCTCCCACTGCCTCATCCGGCTCGAGTCGAACCGTGTCGATGGTGCACTGGCAGGCGTAACGGATGGCTTCCTCGGATTGCACAACACATTTGGGACGCCCGGTAGAACCGGAGGTCATCGCAATGGCCGTGCCTGCGTGCCATCGGTCCACAGAGTCGAACGGACCTGTGCGCGAGCGCAGTACGCGTGCGTCGAAGGCGGTCGCCCGAATCGGGAAGCGATCCTCCCGCACACCCCAGCGCCGTAGCGCGTCCGGTGCCGCGACCACCAGATCCGGGGCAATATCCTCGACAGCCAGCGCGAACTCGGATTCGGTGGCATGCGCGCCGAATACCGCGACGACACCACCACGCAGACCGACCGCCACCGCCGCCGCCACGGTGTGCCAGGTGTTATCGGCCTGGATGAGGGCGGTGGGCGGGGCCGGATCGATGGACTCGATCCGCTCGGCCAGCGCTCGGGCCGCCGCGACGATCTTTCCGAGGGTGTGGCGACCGAATTCGTCTACGACCGCGATCTGCTCCGGCGCGCGCTGTGCCCGCTCGATCATTTCCTGCGCAAGTGTCTTCATCGCCTCACTTCTCTCGCGACGCTCGATATCTGTCTACTCGCTTCCACGCGCCGTGTGCGGCCGGTCAACGGTGGTGGCACGAGTACCGCGCGTCCGGTCACGGTCCCGGCCCGAAGGCGCTGGTAGATGTCGACCGCGTCCGCGAGGGGATACGTAGTGGCCTCGACGTGGAGTGTCCCGCCCATAGCCATCTCGACCACGGCCGCCAGATCCGATCGGGCACCCCAGAACGGTGCGTCAACCTGCCACCCGGCGGCGAGGCCGACACGTTTGCCCACGCCCAGGCAGCCGCCGGCACTGCCGACGACCGCGAGTCGGCCCCCTGGCGCGAGCGCTCGCGCGGCCGACTCCATCGTGTCGGACGTGCCGACGAAATCCAGGATCAGATCGGCACCTTCGTCGAGCTCCGGGATCGCCGAGGCGAGATCGGCAAATGCCGCATCGCTGCCCAGTCGCAATGCGGCGGAAAGTGTTTCCGGCCGGTTGTCGATGGCGAGGACCCGTCCGGCACCGAAGTGACGAAGGATCTGAATCGCCAGGTGACCGAGTCCGCCGACACCGATCACGACACAGATCGCGGATTCGTCGATGACATCGGCATGCCGGCGCACGGCATGGTAGGCGGTCAACCCGGCATCCGCGAGGGGCGCGGCGATGGCGGGTTCCAGATCGCCGGTCCGAACAAGGAATCGGGCCGAGGGAACAACCATGGCCTGTGCCAGACCACCGTGATAGCCGAGGCCATTGCCGATCGGAGCCAGTCTGCCGTCGGCCCGCGGCCGCAGTGTCAGACAGTAGTTCTCCCGTCCACGCGCACAATTGCGGCAGCGGCCACAGCCCCAGATGCCATGGACCACAACGGCTTCGCCGAGCCAGGACTGATCCGCACCGGCACCGGCATCGATCACCGTGCCCGCGACTTCATGGCCGAGAGTGAGCGGCAGCGGATATTCGAAACTCGATTCGGCGGCATCCATGACGTGCAGATCGGAGCGACACAGTCCCGCCGCGGTGACCTGCAGCAGGAGCTCTTCTCCACGCGGCTCCGGAACCGCAACTTCACGCAATCGTGGTTCCGTACCCCACTCGGTCAGTTGGACGGCCAGCATCAGCGCGCCGTCCAGCCGCCGTCGACAATGAGCGTCTGCCCGGTCATATAGGACGACGCGTCGGAGGCGAGAAACAGGACCGCACCGTCGATTTCACCGGCATTGCCGCCACGGCCGAGCATGGTGTTGCGGCGCACCCACCCCGCCGACTTCTCGTTGTCGAACAGACCATCGGTCATCTCGGTGTCGAACCAGCCCGGCACAACGGCATTCACCCGGATCCCTTTGCGCCCCCACTGGCCGGCGAGTTCCCTGGTCAGTCCGAGTACCCCGGCCTTGGATGCGGCGTAGCTCGCGCCGCCGATCGGTGCGGTCGAGACCAGCCCGATCACCGACGAAATATTGATATACGACGCGTGCGCACCTTCGGGGAGTCGCGTCGCGGCATAGGTGGCGAGGTGGAATCCGGCCACCAGGTTGACCTCGAGGATCGAGGCGAACCCGGCTACCGTTTCTTCTTCGGCATGTGGGGGACCGGGTTTGCCCGCGTTGTTGACCAGCACATCGAGCCGTCCGGACTGCTCATAGCAGCGGTCGACCAGCATTCGGCGGTCCTCGTCGGATGTCACATCACAACGAACCGGAACGAGCCGGGGGTTATCCGCGGCCAGCGCCGCCAACCGGTCGAGCCTGCGGGCCGCCGCGTACACGGTGGCACCGGCACCGGCGAGAGCGTTCGCGAAGCCCATCCCGAGACCGGACGACGCGCCGGTGACGACGGCGACTCGGCCGGACAACCCGAACAGGTCGTCCAGCGTCGTTCCGGTGGCACTCATATCGTTTCGCATGTCAGTACACCGCGGTCCGGCCGCCGTCGACCGGGATGATCGCACCGGTGGTGTAACCGGCGGCAGCGCTCGCCAAATGGGTTACCAGACCGGCGATTTCCTCCGGCCGCCCCAGCCGGCCCGCGGGCAGGCGATCGATGATCTTCCCGACGAACTCCTCATCCCAGTTCTCGGCCATATCCGTCGCGAATCCACCCGGCATCACGCAATTGACGCGCACAGTTGGCGCGTATTCCTGTGCGAATGCCATGGTCAAAGCGTTGAGTCCGTTCTTGGCCGCCGCGTACATCGCCTCGGGCGGACTCGGCCGGACGGCCCCGATACTCGAGATATTGATGATCGACCCGCCACCGGCGGCCGCCATCCGGGCACCGGCAACCGCCATCAGGCGAAATGGGCCCTTCAGGTTCACCTCGATGGTCTTGTCCCACAATGCTTCCGACACCGACAGCAGATTGTCGGCCAGCGGTGCGATACCCGCGTTGTTCACGACGATATCGAGACTGCCGAAATCGGCGATGATCCGATCCACGGCCGGTTCGATCGAATCCCACTTGCCGACATGCAATTCGAACGGGTGCGCGCTGCCCGGCCCATTGCCGTCGCCGAGCGCGGCAACGGCCTGCTCGCACGCGTCACGTTTGCGGCTGGACACGATCACCGTGCAGCCCGCGTCCCGCAGTCCGCGCGCGATCGCCAGTCCGAGGCCGCGGCTGGCGCCGGTGACCAGGGCGACCTTTCCGGTCAATTCCGTTGTGCTCATTTGTGCTTCTTCAATTCGAGGCGGGCGATGGTACGCAGGTGTACTTCGTTGGGACCGTCGGCGATCTGCAGTGCCCGGGTGATGGCGTACAGGCGGGCCAGGACGGTGTCGTCGCTGACGCCGGCGGCACCGTAGGTCTGCACCGCGCGGTCGACGACGGTGTGCGCCACCTCCATCGCCGCGACCTTGATGGCGGCGACCTCGGATCGAGCGGCCGCGTTGCCGTAGTTGTCGATGAGCCAGGCCGACTTGAGGACGAGCAGGCGGATCTGGTCGATCTCGATGCGGCTGCGGGCAATCCACTCGCGGACGACGCCGCGATCGGCCAGTGGACCGCCGAATGCGATGCGCTCCAGGGAGCGTTGGCACATCATGTCGAGCGCACGCTCGGCCATGCCGATGGCGCGCATCGCGTAGTGCATCCGGCCCGGTCCCAACCGGCCCTGGGCGATGGCGAAACCGTCACCTTCGGCGCCGAGCATATTCTCGGCCGGAACGCGGACATCGGTGAACTGGACTTCGCCGTGGCCGAGACGGTCACGGAAGCCGAACATCGGAAGATCGCGCAGCACTTCGATTCCCGGGGCGTCACGGGGGACCAGAATCATGCTCTGCTGGCGATATGTCGGTGCCTGCGGATCCGATTTGCCCATGAAGATGATGAGCTTGCAGTCCGGGTCGAGAATGCCGGAGGTATACCACTTACGGCCGTTGAGGACGTACTCGTCGCCGTCGCGAACGATGGTGGAGGTGATGTTGGTGGCATCGGAGCTGGCCACCGCGGGTTCGGTCATCGCGAATGCGGAGCGAATAGTGCAGTCCAACAACGGTTTCAGCCATTGCTGTTGCTGTTTTTCGCTCCCGTACATGGCCAGGATTTCCATATTGCCGGTGTCGGGAGCCGAGCAGTTGATGGCTTCGTTGCCGATAATGGATCGACCGACCACTTCGGCCAGTGGCGCGTACTCCAGATTGGTGAGTCCGGCGCCGAGGCCGTCGTGGGTCATGAACAGGTTCCACAGACCCGATTCGCGGGCCTTGACCTGCATATCTCGCATGACTTGCGGCTGCTCATGGGGGTTGTCGTTCGCCGCGATCTGAGCGTCGAATACCTGCTCCGCGGGATAGACGTACTCGTCCATGAAGGATTCGAGTTTGCCGAGCAGATCCCGCGTGCGGGGGGAGTAGGAGAAATCCACGGTGCGGCTCCTGAACTGGTGCGGTCGATATCAACCGGCGAGTAGCGCGGTTCCGGTCTCGATCAGGCGGTTGATGGTGGCGGGCAGCTTTTCCTGGTCAGGGTCGTAGTGCCGGCCTTCGCGGTGGCGGCGCAGGTTATGGCCCATGATCGCGGCCATCTTGAGGCGGCCCAGCGCGTCGAACCACGTCATATCGGTGAGCGTCGGTCCGTCGCCGACGTACAGGTCGACCAGCTCTTGCGCCGAAGGCAGTCCGCGCACCTCCCGGCCGACACCGGGAAAGTTGCTGCCGTCGGCGAAGACGAGGAACCAGCCCAATTCGACCCGAGGGTCCCCCGCGCTCCAGATCTCCCAATCGATCAACGCGACCGGTTCGACGCCGTCGCAGATGATGTTTCCGAGGCGGTAATCACCGTGCACCAGTGTCGGTGTAATCGGTTCGGGTGTGGTCCGGCCGAGTAGCTCGAGCAGCCGGTCGCCACCGGCGACGAGGTCGGGTGGGACCGCGCCGAGAGTGCGTGCCCAGCGTGCGAGTTCGGCGTCCGGCGTGAGTGGTGCCTGTACGCCGGGCGCGGTATTCGGATCTATCGCGTGCAGGCGCGGCAGAATTTCCGCGGCACGCCGCATCCGCGCCGCGGCCAAACCGGTTTCGACGGCCGGATCGTCCAGTACCGGTTCCAACGCCGCCCCGGCCACGAATTCCATGGCGAACCAGGCGGGTTCGATGTCGTCGACCGCGACGATGCCCGGTACGGGAACAGATGTGTGCGCCAATGCCTGCATGATCCGGGCCTGGCGCAGCATGTCGTGTCGGCCGATGGCCTGCTGTCCCTCGGGTACGGCCTTGACCACGACGTCACCGCCGGTCGTCCGCACCCGGTACGTCAAGCCGGAATGTCCGCCGAGCAGCGGTTCGAATGCGGTGACCAGGACGTCGAGGTCCGCCTGCAACCGGGTACGGACGCGTTGTTCGATGTCGTGCCCACCCGTCGCCCGACCGCCCGCGGAATCGCTATCTGAACTCATGGGCGTGGCTCCCTCGGTAGTCCGAGAACTCGCTCGGCGATGATGTTGTGCTGAACCTCGTCGGTCCCCCCGGCGATCCGATAGCCGGGCGCGCCGAGAATGTGCTCGGCCCACGCGAAGGTTCCCCAATGACCGGAGTCCACGGTGAGGTCTCGCCCGAGTAGCAGGCGCACTACCTCGGAGGTGCGAGCCATCGTGTCGGTCGCCAGTAGTTTTCCGATCGAGGCTTCCGGTCCCGGGTCTTTGCCCGCGACAACGGCACCTGCCACCCGCATATTGCCAATTCGCTGTAGATAGCTGCGTATTACGAGGTCGGCGACCTTATCGCGTTCGATCTCGGTCAGCTCCCGTCCGAGATGTTGTGCCAGCGCTACCGCCTGATCCGCATTGGCCAGACCGAGGTTGCCGCCGTCGAGGCGTTCGGCGGCCAATACGGTGAGCGCTACCGGCCAGCCCTGCCCCACCGGTCCGAGCCGGTAGCTGTCGTCGA
Protein-coding sequences here:
- the cyaB gene encoding class IV adenylate cyclase, yielding MIEAEYKARLADAGAVREKLTARAEVDVVSYHDTYFDDPSESLSAAGREFRLRTVRNAEGSTRHLLTFKDAAVDQETGSKPEYETDVDQRDAMEQIIRRLGYRPKISFTKQCENHGFTAAGREMLATVVTIPEIDGTFLELETLVEAEDDLGNALADLRTVLAALGVSPDQLTTELYTDAVTASRHTG
- a CDS encoding MBL fold metallo-hydrolase encodes the protein MSAEWAEPGCYPITEGIHRIPLQMPQDGLRAVNVYVLETDDGLVLIDGGWHRPNTHRELSDALARIGRSAAEIHDVFVTHIHRDHYTFAIELRRRHGCRVHLGADEAGGLSAIHALNNNVPDSSLRELRRAGAEDIARRAHAAGIAEPFEPDDWEQPDHWLRPGALAITGLDLHAVATPGHTKGHMIFQDREKGLVFTGDHVLPTITPSIGFELGPWELPLDNFLRSLVLLQDDDGQKMLPAHGPTGGSVGQRARELLAHHDHRFEQIVTVVGDLGPCTGVAVARALTWTRRDRAFSTLDDFNQMVATCETMAHLDVLVARNVLSAKDSDGVQHFERGDGRAWEHPTAK
- a CDS encoding EthD domain-containing protein, whose protein sequence is MYNLIVLASRPNDWTHEQFIEWWRGEHAEVTYPLPGLLRWQHTELLESFDEKSSGWDGLSILSFESREALDAALASLEWKAAVENVGTMRGRRMIWYGEEQTMVPLAPAVE
- a CDS encoding TetR/AcrR family transcriptional regulator, whose protein sequence is MTIDSEVRRESARSKRSGILTAAIEQFGKVGYEHTKWASIADEVGIGQTALYHYFESKAHCLLTIMRLELADSAERFNAAVADQADPEQALRAAIAAALTASPTDALQRRILQNHMDLLAAPRQSAKEEAERLRSRELVRQIEQNWTGLISDGIEAGVFAPGDPRMLGRMVLGLVISVWRWYRPKGSVTLDQITESVTEAAVRIVRN
- a CDS encoding class I adenylate-forming enzyme family protein; the protein is MKTLAQEMIERAQRAPEQIAVVDEFGRHTLGKIVAAARALAERIESIDPAPPTALIQADNTWHTVAAAVAVGLRGGVVAVFGAHATESEFALAVEDIAPDLVVAAPDALRRWGVREDRFPIRATAFDARVLRSRTGPFDSVDRWHAGTAIAMTSGSTGRPKCVVQSEEAIRYACQCTIDTVRLEPDEAVGAFVPLSSVAAFCFGMYLPAYLGGTMVSIGKWEPAAALAAMAEHHVAWTMLVPTMALQLSVADGSEGMLSALRAMTVGGGPMNERALHAAEEKLGTTFLRVFGMSECLGHTTPQLDDPPAIRLGRDGRPFHGTVVRAVDPTGNVVAAGEIGDAQVQGPSLFVGYARGGVAIPPTLTADGFLPTGDLVEVAIDGSIRVTGRQKQIIIRGGRNIDINELESAIADVAGIVQVCVVPVPDAMLGERAAALVVTDGEPLTLATVTDQLAAADFPKSKWPEYLFTVQDLPQNTVGKLSRPEAVRLATQLATAVDPSSPQFR
- a CDS encoding NAD(P)-dependent alcohol dehydrogenase yields the protein MLAVQLTEWGTEPRLREVAVPEPRGEELLLQVTAAGLCRSDLHVMDAAESSFEYPLPLTLGHEVAGTVIDAGAGADQSWLGEAVVVHGIWGCGRCRNCARGRENYCLTLRPRADGRLAPIGNGLGYHGGLAQAMVVPSARFLVRTGDLEPAIAAPLADAGLTAYHAVRRHADVIDESAICVVIGVGGLGHLAIQILRHFGAGRVLAIDNRPETLSAALRLGSDAAFADLASAIPELDEGADLILDFVGTSDTMESAARALAPGGRLAVVGSAGGCLGVGKRVGLAAGWQVDAPFWGARSDLAAVVEMAMGGTLHVEATTYPLADAVDIYQRLRAGTVTGRAVLVPPPLTGRTRRVEASRQISSVAREVRR
- a CDS encoding SDR family NAD(P)-dependent oxidoreductase, which produces MRNDMSATGTTLDDLFGLSGRVAVVTGASSGLGMGFANALAGAGATVYAAARRLDRLAALAADNPRLVPVRCDVTSDEDRRMLVDRCYEQSGRLDVLVNNAGKPGPPHAEEETVAGFASILEVNLVAGFHLATYAATRLPEGAHASYINISSVIGLVSTAPIGGASYAASKAGVLGLTRELAGQWGRKGIRVNAVVPGWFDTEMTDGLFDNEKSAGWVRRNTMLGRGGNAGEIDGAVLFLASDASSYMTGQTLIVDGGWTAR
- a CDS encoding glucose 1-dehydrogenase; amino-acid sequence: MSTTELTGKVALVTGASRGLGLAIARGLRDAGCTVIVSSRKRDACEQAVAALGDGNGPGSAHPFELHVGKWDSIEPAVDRIIADFGSLDIVVNNAGIAPLADNLLSVSEALWDKTIEVNLKGPFRLMAVAGARMAAAGGGSIINISSIGAVRPSPPEAMYAAAKNGLNALTMAFAQEYAPTVRVNCVMPGGFATDMAENWDEEFVGKIIDRLPAGRLGRPEEIAGLVTHLASAAAGYTTGAIIPVDGGRTAVY
- a CDS encoding acyl-CoA dehydrogenase family protein, which produces MDFSYSPRTRDLLGKLESFMDEYVYPAEQVFDAQIAANDNPHEQPQVMRDMQVKARESGLWNLFMTHDGLGAGLTNLEYAPLAEVVGRSIIGNEAINCSAPDTGNMEILAMYGSEKQQQQWLKPLLDCTIRSAFAMTEPAVASSDATNITSTIVRDGDEYVLNGRKWYTSGILDPDCKLIIFMGKSDPQAPTYRQQSMILVPRDAPGIEVLRDLPMFGFRDRLGHGEVQFTDVRVPAENMLGAEGDGFAIAQGRLGPGRMHYAMRAIGMAERALDMMCQRSLERIAFGGPLADRGVVREWIARSRIEIDQIRLLVLKSAWLIDNYGNAAARSEVAAIKVAAMEVAHTVVDRAVQTYGAAGVSDDTVLARLYAITRALQIADGPNEVHLRTIARLELKKHK
- a CDS encoding phosphotransferase family protein; its protein translation is MSSDSDSAGGRATGGHDIEQRVRTRLQADLDVLVTAFEPLLGGHSGLTYRVRTTGGDVVVKAVPEGQQAIGRHDMLRQARIMQALAHTSVPVPGIVAVDDIEPAWFAMEFVAGAALEPVLDDPAVETGLAAARMRRAAEILPRLHAIDPNTAPGVQAPLTPDAELARWARTLGAVPPDLVAGGDRLLELLGRTTPEPITPTLVHGDYRLGNIICDGVEPVALIDWEIWSAGDPRVELGWFLVFADGSNFPGVGREVRGLPSAQELVDLYVGDGPTLTDMTWFDALGRLKMAAIMGHNLRRHREGRHYDPDQEKLPATINRLIETGTALLAG